One window from the genome of Paenisporosarcina antarctica encodes:
- a CDS encoding TAXI family TRAP transporter solute-binding subunit yields MFKNKNFYSILGVGLLAFLLTACSSSDPIANGEEDKDETPKFLNIGTAGTGGAYYPVGIAIADILGNQLNLSATAQVTGGALENVSLIQSKEVDIAITQSPMAVAGYNGTEPFKQKNENVATLFNGISQGVFQLVVLDSSGINSIADLKGKKVVLGPAGGGAINVVTDLLGVYDLTIADITPTYVSYSEGVSMLSDNNVDAVIIQAAAPSPAITELAATTKGYKLITIEPEKMEQLLSKFSYLNQIDLPSDMYGTKEDITTVYLTNMMVVRKDLNEEFIYNLTKAIFENLEKVQKSHPSAVGLTLESQGTPAPIPLHPGAEKYFKEEGILK; encoded by the coding sequence ATGTTTAAGAACAAAAATTTTTATTCTATCTTAGGAGTTGGATTGTTGGCTTTCCTATTGACTGCTTGTAGTTCTTCAGATCCAATTGCTAATGGAGAAGAAGACAAAGACGAAACCCCTAAATTTTTGAACATTGGTACAGCTGGTACAGGTGGCGCATATTATCCTGTTGGAATAGCTATTGCTGATATTTTAGGAAATCAATTAAATCTATCCGCCACTGCCCAAGTGACTGGAGGAGCACTAGAGAATGTATCTTTAATTCAAAGTAAGGAAGTCGATATTGCCATCACACAGAGTCCTATGGCGGTAGCCGGATATAATGGAACGGAGCCATTTAAGCAAAAAAATGAAAATGTAGCTACATTATTCAACGGAATTTCACAGGGTGTTTTTCAATTAGTGGTTTTAGACTCATCAGGTATTAATTCCATTGCAGATTTAAAAGGGAAAAAGGTGGTACTTGGCCCAGCGGGTGGTGGAGCAATTAACGTAGTGACTGACCTTCTCGGTGTGTACGACTTAACCATTGCTGATATTACACCTACTTATGTTTCATACAGCGAAGGCGTTTCAATGCTTTCTGACAACAACGTTGATGCAGTTATTATACAAGCTGCAGCACCTTCACCGGCAATAACAGAACTTGCAGCAACAACTAAAGGGTATAAATTAATCACTATTGAACCAGAAAAAATGGAGCAATTATTAAGTAAATTTAGTTACCTTAACCAAATTGATTTACCATCCGATATGTATGGAACAAAAGAGGATATTACAACTGTTTACCTCACAAATATGATGGTTGTAAGAAAAGATTTGAATGAGGAATTTATTTACAATTTAACGAAAGCAATTTTCGAAAACCTTGAAAAAGTTCAAAAATCACATCCTTCAGCAGTAGGTCTTACTCTTGAGAGTCAAGGGACACCAGCGCCAATACCTCTTCATCCAGGTGCTGAGAAATACTTCAAAGAAGAAGGGATTTTGAAATAA
- a CDS encoding LacI family DNA-binding transcriptional regulator, whose translation MSVNIRDIAIAANVSTATVSRVISGKPGVGEETIKYVQSIIENMGYRPNISARSLASNKTGNIGIVSSRTSDIVIGNPFFSTILDGVSNVLDSQNFNMSHSFTLSQQKRLFDTHSVDGIIVLAARKGDKLLDWLYTTNIPTVIIGSFLEDSPFPTVRPNDEQGVFDAVKHLISYGHREIVLVNGPESSIKSQRCREGFLKAMEEEGITVGNTSIIEAKEYTMFSSFEACENYFSNNTTPCTAMVCSSDFLAIGVLKAAVKNNISVPNDLSVIGFGNVPLTEFTNPELTTMHTDLKSIGKEAAKILISLIEGKTIRKKERVYPMQLVQRNSVSHCTPIKGGYKNV comes from the coding sequence ATGAGTGTGAATATTAGGGATATAGCGATCGCAGCAAATGTCTCTACAGCTACTGTATCTAGAGTGATTTCTGGTAAGCCAGGTGTTGGTGAAGAAACAATAAAATATGTACAATCGATCATTGAAAACATGGGTTATCGTCCAAATATTAGTGCAAGAAGTCTTGCAAGTAATAAAACTGGCAATATTGGAATTGTTTCTTCACGAACAAGCGATATTGTTATAGGAAATCCCTTTTTTTCCACAATATTAGACGGTGTGTCAAATGTCTTAGATTCACAGAACTTTAACATGAGTCATTCCTTTACTCTTTCTCAACAAAAGAGATTATTCGATACTCATTCAGTTGATGGAATAATTGTTCTTGCGGCTAGGAAGGGAGATAAATTACTAGATTGGTTATACACTACAAATATCCCTACCGTTATTATAGGAAGTTTTTTAGAAGATTCTCCATTTCCTACTGTTCGACCAAATGATGAACAAGGAGTATTTGATGCTGTTAAACATCTCATATCGTATGGTCATCGAGAAATTGTTTTAGTAAATGGACCAGAAAGTTCGATAAAAAGTCAGAGATGTAGAGAAGGCTTCCTAAAAGCAATGGAAGAAGAGGGAATAACTGTAGGAAATACATCCATCATTGAAGCAAAAGAATATACGATGTTTAGTAGCTTCGAGGCATGCGAAAATTATTTTTCAAATAACACGACCCCTTGCACCGCTATGGTTTGTTCATCGGACTTTTTAGCAATTGGTGTGTTAAAGGCAGCTGTAAAGAATAATATTTCTGTTCCGAATGACTTATCAGTCATAGGATTTGGAAATGTTCCACTAACTGAATTTACCAATCCAGAGTTAACTACAATGCATACTGATTTAAAAAGTATCGGTAAAGAAGCAGCTAAAATATTAATCTCTCTTATTGAAGGGAAAACGATACGAAAAAAAGAGAGAGTTTATCCTATGCAACTTGTTCAGAGAAATTCAGTAAGTCATTGCACACCAATAAAAGGAGGATATAAGAATGTTTAA
- a CDS encoding dihydrodipicolinate synthase family protein encodes MTQKKWQGVYPAVLLPFKDDYSIDEESFRSLVSWVAGHEGIEGIVVNGHTGEISSLLPHERAEAVRIAVDELKGKIPVISGLSAEGTIEAVQHAKAIQEAGGEGILLMPPHSWLRFGMQPDSTVEFFKDVAASVDISVIVHLYPTWTKATYNTEQILQMVSIPNVDAVKIGNRDMGQYELDVKALKKNAPDVSILTCHDEYLLPTLIQGIDGALVGFASFVPNLIVDLVNAVKNNDLPEAREVYDKIYELKHAVYKMGEPSSTAHARMKEAMFQRGLISSALARKPVLPLTDQDKEEIRNGLLSVGLVKETVY; translated from the coding sequence ATGACTCAAAAAAAATGGCAAGGTGTTTATCCTGCAGTACTACTACCGTTTAAGGATGATTATAGTATCGATGAAGAAAGTTTTCGTAGTTTAGTAAGTTGGGTTGCGGGGCATGAGGGCATAGAAGGTATCGTAGTAAATGGTCATACTGGAGAAATCAGTAGTTTGCTTCCACATGAGAGAGCTGAAGCTGTTCGTATAGCTGTTGATGAATTAAAAGGTAAAATACCAGTAATCTCTGGATTATCTGCAGAAGGAACAATTGAAGCCGTACAACATGCAAAGGCTATTCAAGAAGCTGGAGGAGAAGGCATTCTATTAATGCCACCACACTCTTGGCTACGCTTCGGAATGCAACCTGATTCAACTGTGGAATTCTTTAAGGATGTTGCAGCTTCTGTAGATATTTCAGTTATCGTTCACCTGTACCCTACATGGACAAAAGCGACTTACAACACTGAACAAATCTTGCAAATGGTTAGCATTCCAAATGTTGATGCAGTAAAAATTGGTAACCGTGATATGGGGCAGTATGAACTCGATGTAAAAGCATTAAAGAAAAATGCACCGGATGTCTCCATCTTAACTTGCCATGATGAATATCTCTTACCAACGCTAATACAAGGTATTGATGGAGCTTTAGTTGGTTTTGCAAGCTTTGTGCCAAATCTAATCGTTGATTTAGTAAATGCAGTAAAGAATAATGACTTACCAGAAGCTCGTGAGGTGTATGATAAAATTTACGAATTGAAACATGCAGTTTATAAAATGGGAGAACCTTCTTCCACTGCGCATGCACGCATGAAAGAAGCAATGTTCCAACGCGGTTTAATATCAAGTGCCTTAGCACGAAAACCAGTACTCCCACTTACTGATCAAGACAAAGAAGAAATCAGAAACGGACTATTATCAGTTGGATTAGTTAAAGAAACAGTATACTAA
- a CDS encoding DinB/UmuC family translesion DNA polymerase: MSHLTHFNKLSLVVLEMCEVIARRSRSIVEETNVTMKIYRVCNELFDEFYDGRPTRHISVSISKLEDENSMQLSIFEANKWRNLKLGSAMDAIRSKYGVPLHY, encoded by the coding sequence TTGAGTCATCTGACTCATTTCAACAAACTAAGTCTTGTAGTTCTTGAAATGTGTGAAGTTATTGCTCGTCGTTCACGATCCATAGTTGAAGAGACTAACGTTACGATGAAGATTTATCGTGTGTGTAATGAACTCTTTGATGAATTTTATGACGGACGCCCTACACGTCACATATCGGTATCCATCTCAAAATTAGAAGATGAAAACAGTATGCAACTGAGCATTTTTGAAGCCAATAAGTGGCGAAACTTGAAATTAGGATCCGCTATGGATGCGATTCGAAGTAAATATGGGGTTCCACTGCACTATTAA
- a CDS encoding aspartyl-phosphate phosphatase Spo0E family protein, with product MHSKMFLLGQIILKKKVMYHRAMHFGLTHSSVVACSQELDVLLNQYQEIN from the coding sequence ATGCACAGTAAAATGTTCTTATTAGGGCAAATAATATTGAAAAAAAAAGTTATGTACCATAGAGCGATGCATTTTGGGTTAACGCACTCTAGTGTAGTAGCATGTAGTCAAGAACTCGACGTATTACTCAATCAATACCAAGAAATAAATTGA
- a CDS encoding DUF3231 family protein, producing MVRSPYIPYPDQVEFVQKQHFLAGWVGDERPLTTIEISSLFFNLQRNVLGSSLITGFSQVASSKSVRQYFVRGAEISKHHCSVLSKILSEDNLVTPMTSDAAPTRSKVSPFSDKLMMFHVAALNAAGIGYYGNSLGASPRRDLAAAYTRLIAEVGLYVEDGADMMISNGWMEKPPSSPDRKNLAKG from the coding sequence TTGGTTCGTTCACCTTATATACCATATCCCGATCAGGTTGAGTTTGTACAAAAACAACACTTTTTAGCTGGATGGGTTGGTGATGAAAGACCACTGACAACGATTGAAATCTCCTCATTATTTTTTAATTTGCAACGAAATGTGCTAGGGAGTTCATTAATAACCGGGTTTAGCCAAGTAGCTAGCTCAAAAAGTGTCCGTCAATATTTTGTGAGAGGGGCAGAAATTTCGAAGCATCATTGTTCAGTATTATCGAAGATTTTAAGTGAAGACAATTTAGTTACACCAATGACTTCGGATGCCGCGCCAACACGTTCAAAAGTATCTCCTTTCTCAGATAAACTCATGATGTTCCACGTCGCTGCGCTTAATGCAGCAGGTATAGGCTATTATGGTAATTCATTAGGCGCTAGTCCAAGAAGAGATTTAGCGGCCGCCTATACCCGTTTAATTGCAGAGGTCGGGTTGTATGTGGAAGATGGTGCGGACATGATGATTAGTAATGGTTGGATGGAAAAACCGCCATCCTCTCCAGATAGAAAAAACTTGGCAAAGGGCTAG
- a CDS encoding DUF6442 family protein codes for MNKNEILAKSRKDNKYMDERDEKIDSESGLFGFTGITILKTFSILNDLNGVAGVLTMGGSAAATLPIIPCMHRSARCLDFSS; via the coding sequence ATGAATAAAAATGAAATATTAGCCAAAAGTAGAAAGGACAATAAATATATGGATGAAAGGGATGAAAAAATAGATAGTGAATCTGGATTATTTGGCTTCACAGGGATTACGATCTTAAAGACCTTTTCTATTTTGAATGATTTAAATGGAGTAGCAGGTGTCCTTACTATGGGAGGATCGGCAGCAGCGACGCTACCGATAATACCTTGTATGCACCGGAGTGCGCGGTGTCTCGACTTTTCAAGCTGA